One Hevea brasiliensis isolate MT/VB/25A 57/8 chromosome 6, ASM3005281v1, whole genome shotgun sequence genomic window, agaaatagatCCCATACAATGGCCGGCATTTAACTCAATCTTGTAATTTTAAGAGCAAACTTACCAGTACTGCAATATTAAGCTCATGTGCTAACTTCTTCAATAAAAAGCCAGCAGATGTCATCAGAGCATGTCCTGTATTAACCAATCAAGCATAAACATATGTCTATAAGCAAGCTGGTTCCACATGAAAATTTCAAAGGAATAAACCACCTTTGTCCCAGCAGTATGAAGGAGTGAATTTACAGTAATTCGAAAAAGAAACATGGATAAATGAAGATGATAAAAGGCTAAGATTCCATGTCCTccattcttttgttttctttttctataAAAAAGAACTATTAGGAGACCATTTCTTGATTCAAGAATAAGCCAAGTTAATAAAAGCAGAGACCTACGAGACACTAAATGAAGAAAATAAAGACTAGATTCCTTGTTCTCCATCTCAAAATTAAAATTCTACTAAGAGACCATTTCTCATTTAGAGAGTAAACCTCTATGTAGTCACCTAAACAAGCCACTCAATATAAGTAAATGTACTGAACTATTAATCTGAAAGGAAGACATATAAATAGTTGCTGATATGATTCTAGCCAAGGTAAAGATTGAAAGGTTGGCCAAATAGATCTTGTGTGATCATCAATACTATAATGCAGAATCCGTCAAGATAGCTACTTGGTTGAAAAGCACTTTTATATTTCAACAACCAATTTTATGAAGAAAAATGACATTATGGAACAAGGAATGCCACTTAGGTGCTTAGCTGTTTAGGAGATCTCACTAATGCTGTATATAAAGATTCTTGGCAGGAACAGGATACATTAGTCTGAGATGCAAGATATCTACAGTCCATTTGATACTAAAATGGGAGGGACTTTGCTTTAATACaggctcaactcaactcaactcaactcaactcaaataagcctttatcccaaaaatttattgggatcggctatatggattctctttctccactctaaataattttgagttaaatcctcggaaatgtgtaatgcttctaggtcctgttgtactactctcctccgagTCAGTTTAGGCCTATCCCTTATTTTCTTTCTATactctaacccaatgtgctctacttgtttaactggagtctccgtatgtctacgcttcacatgaccaaaccacctcaatctcccttctctcaacttatcctcaattggcaccactcctactttttctctaatactctcattatgaactttatctagtttagtatggccactcatctaccttaacattctcatctccgtgaCTATCATCTTAAACACATCCTCCTTTTCATTTGCAACACTACTATTATATATAATGGCCGATCGTATGATCAGACAgtaaaaattttcctttcaacttcaaCTTATTCTTGAGATCAGAAAACTCTCATCTCTCTCCACACACACATCATCTCATCAATCCTCCTAACTAATCTCCATCATCCATCCCccatccccatctacttgaaggattaatTAAGATTATTTATTATGATTAATTCacacttgcaatgcatgtattatgtcttcattctacttaacttaaagctctttgactctagagtacttctctaaagctctagctttctattaacttCTTTTTGCGTCTCatatatcagaactatatcatcagCAAACATcctgcaccaagggatactctcttgtatatgtttcgtcaattcatctagaactaatgtaaaaaggtaagggctcacAGCTGaatcttggtgtaatccaattgagatgagaaAATCTCTTGTACTCCCCTCCCACTGTacacacaatagtagttgctccttcatacatatctttcaacacttgtatgtacctaatagataccctcttttgttctaacactcttcataagacatctcttagGATATTATCATAAGCCttttccaaatcgataaaaaccatatgtagatctttcttcacgtctctatatttctccatcaagcttataATGAGAAAGGCCGCTTCCATAactgaacgaccgggcatgaagccaaattactTGGGAGAGATGGAAGTGTCATGacatagtcgatgttccacaacttcatagtatgactcatgaatttaattcccctatagtttgagcaactcagtatgtctcccttatttttaaaaacagGTGCTAAAATACTCAtcttccattcatcaggcattttctttgagttttgagtttagaatcttattaaacaatttagttaattaTGTCACTCCTACATCTCCCAAAtattttcacacttcaattggtattccattgggtccacaggctttactcactttcattctcttaattgcttcctttacttctaaagatctaatctttCTAGTATAAGTAACATtattttctattgctctgtagtctatattcacgctattatcactttcactattattaaagagatcatcaaaataatttctccatctttctttaatatcctcatctttcaccaacacttttccttctttatccttaatgcacctaacttgattgagatctcgacatttcttttctctccttcttgctaatctataaatatctttctctccttctttagttctaagtttctcatataacttttcaaacacttgcgctcttgcttgactaaccttcttttttgcctctttctttgctatcttatactgttcataagcctcattattatcacactcaagtaatttcttataccattccctctttctcttcactgccctttgtacttcctcattccaccaccatctcttttTTGAGGGTGGttcatgtcctctagactctctaagtacttttctagctacttctctaatctttgatgccatttgtACTCTAATCTTTAATGCCATTTGTACTCTAATCTTTGACGCCATTtgtatccacataccattggcctctacatccagcttccatgcttcggacttgagaagctcatttttaaacttcacttgctttactcctttgaactcctactactttgtttgagctataatatttcttctagccttatttgaattgttcctaaacttaacattcaagaccactaaccgatgttgacttgttaaagtctCTCTTAGAATAACCTTGCAATATttacatagagctctatttgtcttcctagttaagagaaagtcaatttggcttctatattATCCACTTTTGAAAGTTACTAAATGCGACTCCCTTTTCATAAAGTAGGTATttactagtattaggtcgtacgtcatggcaaaatccaggatgttttTTCCCCTCCTCATTTCGGttaccaaaaccaaaacctccatgaacattctcataaccttgcctgtcactccctacatgtccattcaaatccatCGATgagaacattctcttcattcagtatgttttgcattagatcatccatattttctcaaaacttttgtttactctcactatctagtcctatttgtggggcataagcactgattacatttattatttctccttctagtactagctttactagtataattctatctcctactcttttcacagctattacggcatctttcaatgtcttgtctatgatcatgcccactccgttcttgttcctctcatttccggtaaaccacagtttgtatcctaaattacccactttcttgcttttctctcctatccatttagtctcctgaatgcgaacaatattcacccttctcctttccaaggtatctacaagctccattaatttttctgtaagtgatccaacattccaagtaccaacactGATTCTCCTtttatcctgttccttcctaattgatctccttcaattatattttctattattctcTATACCTattttgtgttctgttccactatctgttatatggactaacttctttacccacacccgtccatgatgtgggaacccttactCATTTAACATCACACCTGGGCGCCGGCATGGTGCGTCGCTTTCTGTGGACACCCTACactcttgcatatttctcactacactcggGCTCCAATGTAGCGCatcgtaagtagaggacgccccaacgtttatatcgtaAGAACCCATATCAtggggtgtgacgaaatttttacgctagttgtcacctaccgcaaccctcctcctttatccggactTAGGATcggctaagcacaaactactAAGACAGAGTTTTTGCTTTAATACAGGCAAtaggatgaaattattttgtttctGACCATGTTACTTGGATCGAGGAATTTTGGGTATTGAAATCAGGAACGTGTCCAGGAGCTGAACTCATCTATTTTCCAAAGTTTTCATAGTTATCCTCACCAATTTGAAGTGTTAAAGTGCCACACTGATGTCTATCTTCACCAACATTGATACTCAAGTTGAAATGAAAAGGTAGAAGTAAGCAAGTAACTATCTTATCCAATAACATGGAGAAACCAGAAGATCTAATTACTAGAAATGGATAGCCAATAATGATGAGGTTACATGACCATCCTAatatcatttttcaaattcaaaactAAAATGGTTCAGAAAATATTGAAGCAATAGTAGATCTAGAATATAAATCACTTGGATAGTGTTGCAAAAATGAAAAAAGATAATAAGCATGCAATCATATTGCATTAATGTCTAAGCTCTATAATTTTTTATCCTTTTTGGTTGATAAGAAGTGAACCCTTGAACTGCAAAACCCCACTCTGTTATGAAATATGAATTGAGTTAAAGAAAAACCTATTAAAATCATAACAGTACCCGACTTAAACAAAATATTAGAATGTACATCACTCAAGTCCCAACCAACACATAATATAATTTGTCAAGAAGTCTAGCAtatctattaaaaaaataataataataagaagcaGATAAAATTTGCTTATTTTTTAGTTTTCTTGATTCAATACTAACTACTGAAGGCTTCTGTTGAGAAAAAAGAGAATTTGTCTTCCTCCTCATAATGAGaagggaaaaataaaataaaataacaacgggaaaaataaaataaaataacaacttTATGTAGGAAGAAAATTCATAATCTAATATACCAAAAAAAGTCCGTTACACATGCAAGGGTGTATACCTTGTGGACCACTTCCTCCAAGGATAGGAGTAATCAATGATGAGATCGAATCAACAATTAGTGTCCGTGCTTTACAATCTCCTTTGTGCCCCTGAACCAGCAATAAATGTTGAATGACATGAAAATGAAATGGTCCAAAAAAAGTCACAAGACAGATTGCTTCATCTTAATGGATACCTGGGATTTCAAACTGTTCTCTAGCTGATGTAGCACATCAAACATTGAAAAGATGTCAAACGTAGAGTGGCACAATATATTGCTCATTACCTTCTGAACAATGTTTTGGGAAAAATTAACAAGGGAAAGATAGTTGTAGAAGATGTTCACATGTGAGGATGGCAGACTAAACAAACAATGAAAAAATAAAGGAAGAGAATAAACCAAAAAAATATTTGACCTCATTAAACACAGAACCAGAGATCTGACGAACAAAGTGTTCAATCCGTCGGGGTGAGAAAGAGTTGCCTGTATCCAAGAAAATAACTCTACCCTTGTGTTGTATCGCAACATTTGCAGCTACTCGTAAGCAAAGCTTAACATGACCAAGAATTTGAGAGAGTAACTAAATCTTGTAAAAGACACTGAGtaatcatattcaaataaaaatCTTAAACATTTAAAGCCTATAAATATGCACTCCCATGGAAGGTGATGTAATTGCATTTCATACAGTGATTGTATACCAGGCTCAACTCCCAAGACTTGCTAGattctcaaaatctcaaataaaaaGTATTCATTATATCAACATGTGCACTTGAAACTACAAATGAAAATAGTTCTTACTTGGGTTTTACCAGATGATGATGGCCCAACCAATTCAGTCAATTGTCCCTCCCTCAATCCACCTTCAAGAAGCTTATCAATCCTGATAATAACATTAACACAGAAGTAAACAGTATATCCTAAGAGCAACATTTGTTTTTGTCACTAGCTACAAAAATTATAAGGTAAAAATACAAATGGAGAAAATGTACCCCTTAAATCCAGTAGATAAAACATGTTTATTCTGTTGAGCATCTTCCAACAACTGCAAGCCATTCAACCATGGCTGGTGCTGCCTGTCTATGATAGAAAGGACTTGGGTGATCCCCTGATTGCTCGAAACAGCAATCAATAGAGAGACGTAATTGAGCAATTTGACCCAAATGAACATTAACATAAAATCATTACAGAACAAGAAATCTAAAACTTACCTCTTTCAATCTCTCTGAGGTGGGCTCTTGTTCTGCAAATGCAGCCAAAACACTGAGGTCATGTAGGAGGAAATCTTCAACTAAACATGAACAAACAGAGAAATTAGatttaaaacataaaataatCTCTATTTTTTCCTACATATATTTCTTCTTTTCCTCGAATTTCAAGGCAATCAAACATGGTGAAACTGGAATTCAAACCCCAAACCACCAAAACAAAAATAGAAAGAAAGAGGATTTCAAAGGAAAGCGTAAGAGATGGAAGAGAAATCTAACCGGTGAAAATGCCGTTGGAAGCACAAAAAGATTGGAAATTGGAGTCCAAAATGCCGTACTGAGCCTCCAGTGATTTCAATGGCGCCATTTTCTGACTCTGCCATCCATCAGGGAGTCTTTTAAGGGGAATTTACCGTACAAGGGTGAGTtaagaataaaaattataaataatgggcgtgttatgaaaaatttatgagatCGGGTGAGAAAAGTAAATCCTAAAAATATTAGTATCAGTAGCGTTTTAATGTTCAAAATGATATTAATAATAGTGTTTTGTGTGAAtgatattcaaattaaaaaaaataaaaaaaaaaagctggaggttactataagtagcgtccagcttttgttttaaattttttaatattttaaataaaatataaaataaaataattaaaaattaaaaaaaaaattgaacgctATTCATAATAGCGTCTAATTTTTCTTAAACTTTTATGAGTAGTGTCCAATTTCTTttaaactttttatttatttatttattatgttattaaattttaatttaattttaaattaaaaaataatatttataataaaaaatattataatatatattattaaatattataattttatttattaaaataatatttatattttatttaaaatataaaataaaataattaaaaagtttaagaaaaatAGGTAgcgtctaattttttttaaattttttatttatttttttttattttttattttttaaaattttaatttaattttaaattaaaaaataatattttataataataaaaatattataatgtataatattaaatattatg contains:
- the LOC110665386 gene encoding DNA repair protein RAD51 homolog 4 isoform X6, translated to MAPLKSLEAQYGILDSNFQSFCASNGIFTVEDFLLHDLSVLAAFAEQEPTSERLKEGITQVLSIIDRQHQPWLNGLQLLEDAQQNKHVLSTGFKGIDKLLEGGLREGQLTELVGPSSSGKTQVMSNILCHSTFDIFSMFDVLHQLENSLKSQGHKGDCKARTLIVDSISSLITPILGGSGPQGHALMTSAGFLLKKLAHELNIAVLVTNHMVAGEGGNLKPALGESWKSIPHVRLLLSRDQGNKTCSISILKHPSLASGEVARFVIDD
- the LOC110665386 gene encoding DNA repair protein RAD51 homolog 4 isoform X2, which translates into the protein MAPLKSLEAQYGILDSNFQSFCASNGIFTVEDFLLHDLSVLAAFAEQEPTSERLKEGITQVLSIIDRQHQPWLNGLQLLEDAQQNKHVLSTGFKGIDKLLEGGLREGQLTELVGPSSSGKTQLCLRVAANVAIQHKGRVIFLDTGNSFSPRRIEHFVRQISGSVFNEVMSNILCHSTFDIFSMFDVLHQLENSLKSQGHKGDCKARTLIVDSISSLITPILGGSGPQGHALMTSAGFLLKKLAHELNIAVLVTNHMVAGEGGNLKPALGESWKSIPHVRLLLSRDQGNKTCSISILKHPSLASGEVARFVIDD
- the LOC110665386 gene encoding DNA repair protein RAD51 homolog 4 isoform X4, with the protein product MAESENGAIEITGGSVRHFGLQFPIFLCFQRHFHRTRAHLREIERDRQHQPWLNGLQLLEDAQQNKHVLSTGFKGIDKLLEGGLREGQLTELVGPSSSGKTQLCLRVAANVAIQHKGRVIFLDTGNSFSPRRIEHFVRQISGSVFNEKVMSNILCHSTFDIFSMFDVLHQLENSLKSQGHKGDCKARTLIVDSISSLITPILGGSGPQGHALMTSAGFLLKKLAHELNIAVLVTNHMVAGEGGNLKPALGESWKSIPHVRLLLSRDQGNKTCSISILKHPSLASGEVARFVIDD
- the LOC110665386 gene encoding DNA repair protein RAD51 homolog 4 isoform X1 — encoded protein: MAPLKSLEAQYGILDSNFQSFCASNGIFTVEDFLLHDLSVLAAFAEQEPTSERLKEGITQVLSIIDRQHQPWLNGLQLLEDAQQNKHVLSTGFKGIDKLLEGGLREGQLTELVGPSSSGKTQLCLRVAANVAIQHKGRVIFLDTGNSFSPRRIEHFVRQISGSVFNEKVMSNILCHSTFDIFSMFDVLHQLENSLKSQGHKGDCKARTLIVDSISSLITPILGGSGPQGHALMTSAGFLLKKLAHELNIAVLVTNHMVAGEGGNLKPALGESWKSIPHVRLLLSRDQGNKTCSISILKHPSLASGEVARFVIDD
- the LOC110665386 gene encoding DNA repair protein RAD51 homolog 4 isoform X3, translated to MAPLKSLEAQYGILDSNFQSFCASNGIFTEQEPTSERLKEGITQVLSIIDRQHQPWLNGLQLLEDAQQNKHVLSTGFKGIDKLLEGGLREGQLTELVGPSSSGKTQLCLRVAANVAIQHKGRVIFLDTGNSFSPRRIEHFVRQISGSVFNEKVMSNILCHSTFDIFSMFDVLHQLENSLKSQGHKGDCKARTLIVDSISSLITPILGGSGPQGHALMTSAGFLLKKLAHELNIAVLVTNHMVAGEGGNLKPALGESWKSIPHVRLLLSRDQGNKTCSISILKHPSLASGEVARFVIDD
- the LOC110665386 gene encoding DNA repair protein RAD51 homolog 4 isoform X5, yielding MAPLKSLEAQYGILDSNFQSFCASNGIFTVEDFLLHDLSVLAAFAEQEPTSERLKEGITQVLSIIDRQHQPWLNGLQLLEDAQQNKHVLSTGFKGIDKLLEGGLREGQLTELVGPSSSGKTQKVMSNILCHSTFDIFSMFDVLHQLENSLKSQGHKGDCKARTLIVDSISSLITPILGGSGPQGHALMTSAGFLLKKLAHELNIAVLVTNHMVAGEGGNLKPALGESWKSIPHVRLLLSRDQGNKTCSISILKHPSLASGEVARFVIDD